GGTCGCAGGTTCGCTAGTCAGGCTCGCGGGCGACGACGTCCCGAATCTGGCAGTCGAAGGTTCCGACGAGTGATGACCCCGCCGCGGTGTAGGCCTCGAGCGTTCGGCCCAAGGTGGCGAACGGCACGGGGGAGCCGGCCGGCGGGGTGGTTCCCCTTGCAGCGCGGCCCTGCCTCCCTTCTCTCCCCCAAGTCGCCGATGGTGGTGGCcgtgcgggcggcggcgaagTCAGGGCAGGTGGCTAGGGTTGGCTCCGCGGCGGAGGTTACACTGGGCCCTAGGGATGGACCGTTCTAGGTAGTTGGGCCTGTGGTCAGTGCGGGGTCCTCATAGAGGCTGGTGTCTATGCAGGCCCTGGCCTAGTTTCTGGGCCTGACGTTGGTTGGGCCGCAAAGCCTAGCAGAGTTGACCCCCTGGATAGCCCAACCACTGGCTATATATGGCTGAGGAGGCGTTGTCGGAACCCTAGATTAGGGTTTCCTGCCATTCTCCGTGAGGAGCGGTGGCTGGCTCACACTGTGTGCTCCCTCTTCATCCCCACCCCCTTGACAACTTGTCCCCTACGCCGAAGCGGTGGTGATGGGAGACCGGCGGGCCGACAAGCGGCCGATGGCGTCGTCtttctggtggtggagtgggggcatgAGGGGGAGCTGCGGGTAATGGCGAAGAGGGAGATGGGTGGTCGTTTGCAGGGTTGTGAAGGCTGGGAGGAGTGCGGCAACTCTGAAGACCAAGAGGGGCCCGAGGGGGATTGGGGTCCTCCTTCCCCATGATGGATCCAGCATCAGGAgcgcaagaggaagaagaaggcgggcCAGCGACGTTGGGGGCTTGAGCACAAGAAAATGGAGCACCTACTATGTGGGGGCTGCCATGGTGACCCGCTGGCCAAGAAACCGGCCCCGTGCCACTTCCGTGCAATCTTACACAAAAGTAGCAAtcgaaaatagaaagaaaaaaaatctaaccAGTCCTGCACAATAGAGCTAATGCTAGGTATGCAAGACAACATGATGGATAATAAAGGAACTTGCTTTCCTAAAGTGATCAACAATTCAAGCAATTCAACGTCAAACACCATAGCATCATGACAAAGGTGGGATGGACTTACTATGTTGCTCCCTGTAAACCATTCTGACAATGAAACAGCGTCAAGTGATAAAGTTTGGACACAACACGAATTCCCTCTGGTGATATGTGATCCAGACATAGATAGCGGAGGTGCTTTAGCTCACCGAACTTGTCAGCAATATGGAATGTATTTCTCAACGTTGAATGAAATAGACGCAATGATTTTGAGCTTTCAACAATTTGTTCAAGTGCACAAACTATATTGTCATCAACCTCATGATAACTATCGATGATAATAGAGCGTAGGTTCTTAAAATAGGATAGTTTCTTGATGTCCTCAACAGAAAATTTCTGGATATGGGAAACACATATGTGTCGGACTGTATCCTTCTTATCATCAAACCTGGTAGGATCATTTATTCTTGCACATTCACCAAATGAAACATTCCTTGCCACTTCATGCAATATGTCATGCATGACATAGTATTCTTCTCCTACTATATCATTGCGCTCTTTGGTTTTCACTTCAAAGAATGATTTTCTGGTCAGTTGAGCCAAGAATTGTTCACCGGTGTTCATTACCTTTAAGGGTTGTGAGTAACTTGTAGCCTGTGAGATCAATCCTGAACCCACCCACATCTTCACCAAATCATCCTTAAAAAATTCATGGTCCTCGGGAAACAAGCTACAAAATCGAAAGCACATCTGCAACTCTACTGGTAGGTGGTAGTAGCTTAACCTCAGAATCTTCATAATATCCTCTTCAGTTCCTTTAAACTGTTCCAATCCTTCGTCCAAGAAGTTCTTCCAGTAATCAAACTCCATGATATCATGCAAATGCCCACTAGCAACCTTTGTTACCAAGGGACATCCTCCTAGCTTTCTTGCAATTTGCTCTCCaattgatttcaagtcctcatacTCCTGTGGGTTCAAACCAGAATACACATGATGATTGAAGAGCTCCAGATTTTCATCTTCTTTCAGACCTCCTAATGTCAAGCACTCATCATTTTTTACATTCATCACGTGTGTGGCCATGGATGCTACAGACCGCATTCGGGTCGTCAACAAAATTTTGCTCCTGTTGTTCAGTTTCCTGAAAGGAGCAAATAGCTTTTCCCATTCATTTCTTTTCTTATCTTCCCAGACAtcatccaaaacaagcaagaaactaagacgcTCCATTATGCCTTGGAGTAATCTTTGCAATGGTTCCAACTGATCAGTATGTGGCTTTACTCCTGTCACACATTCCAGAATTTTACTTGTTACTGATGTTGCGTCAAAGGTAGTGGATACAGTAACCCAGACGACCGTAAAACAGCTCCGTATCTCAGATGTTTCGCATATGCTCTGAGCCAGAGTGGTTTTGCCCATGCCACCATGACCGACCAATGAAACAATCGGAATACTGCCCATGTTTGCCGATTCAGCCGATATGTTTGTTAGCCACTGAATAATCTGTTCTTTCTCTTTCTCTCGCCCAACAAATATGGTTGTACATAACGTTGAGCCTGTCTGGCGGTCATTGTCAGCCAACTGCATTTGGTGCTGACTGCTGGAAGCTGTTCCTGCGAGGATGAGGAAATTGGCAACACCTTCGGCAACCTTGTCTAATCTATCCACAGATTTCACCAGTCTGTCGAGAGTCTTGTTCAAAATACCGGCTTGCTTAACGGATCTGACAAACTTATGCTTCATCCTACCAAAACAAGAGCAGCGGTCACTAACCTTGCGCTCTTTAGCCTTCTTCTCGAGTACGAGGTACTCTAGCTCATCGATGGAATCCTCAGCCTCCTCGACGGCGTCCCTGAGCTGCCACAGCCACTCATCCAGTGCGCTGCTCTGCTCCCTGATGCGTTGCGGCTGGACGACATCAAACACCGACTGGATCTGTGGCATGGCCAGCCGGAGCCGATTCTTCACCTCCTCCATGCCTTCAGATTTGCGATACTCGTCGAGGTAGTTGAAAGCCTTTGTGACCAAGAAGCTGATGGCAGCAGTTGCGACCGACTTGCCGGCGAACACAAGTACGGCGGCCATGTGCCTGAACCGCGGGGGAGGGGCGGAGGGGGGGATTTGGCCGAAGAATGCGGCAGCAATGGAGTCAACGAGTGGTCATTGTAGCAGCACATAAACTGGTTGCTTGTCGGACGACTTCGTGCTCTATAATTTCGCGAGGACAGCTTCAAATGAGCGATACAAGCACCAGAAAGGGACTGCACTGCGTCATTTGTTTATTCATTTGACATTTTGAGAGAAAGCATTTTTTATCTGTTAGAGGTAGGCCACTTGCATTGCATATTTTTATCTGTTTCTGAATTCTTTGACAAGTTATAgatactagtcgtcaacccgtgcgtcCACACGGGCTAGTCTATTTAACCAAATCATTGAAATTCTATTtgtattgaatatttgt
This genomic stretch from Hordeum vulgare subsp. vulgare chromosome 6H, MorexV3_pseudomolecules_assembly, whole genome shotgun sequence harbors:
- the LOC123404043 gene encoding putative disease resistance protein RGA3, producing the protein MAAVLVFAGKSVATAAISFLVTKAFNYLDEYRKSEGMEEVKNRLRLAMPQIQSVFDVVQPQRIREQSSALDEWLWQLRDAVEEAEDSIDELEYLVLEKKAKERKVSDRCSCFGRMKHKFVRSVKQAGILNKTLDRLVKSVDRLDKVAEGVANFLILAGTASSSQHQMQLADNDRQTGSTLCTTIFVGREKEKEQIIQWLTNISAESANMGSIPIVSLVGHGGMGKTTLAQSICETSEIRSCFTVVWVTVSTTFDATSVTSKILECVTGVKPHTDQLEPLQRLLQGIMERLSFLLVLDDVWEDKKRNEWEKLFAPFRKLNNRSKILLTTRMRSVASMATHVMNVKNDECLTLGGLKEDENLELFNHHVYSGLNPQEYEDLKSIGEQIARKLGGCPLVTKVASGHLHDIMEFDYWKNFLDEGLEQFKGTEEDIMKILRLSYYHLPVELQMCFRFCSLFPEDHEFFKDDLVKMWVGSGLISQATSYSQPLKVMNTGEQFLAQLTRKSFFEVKTKERNDIVGEEYYVMHDILHEVARNVSFGECARINDPTRFDDKKDTVRHICVSHIQKFSVEDIKKLSYFKNLRSIIIDSYHEVDDNIVCALEQIVESSKSLRLFHSTLRNTFHIADKFGELKHLRYLCLDHISPEGIRVVSKLYHLTLFHCQNGLQGAT